The genomic stretch GCCGGCGGGACCGGTGGCAGGGCGAGGCCGGGCGCCGCCTCGTCCGGCTTCGGCCACGCCCCCAGCGTGGCCTGCAATCGGCTAGCGAGTTCCTCGGGATTGAAATGCCCCACCACCGCCAGGATGCAGCGGTCCGGGCGGACGTGCCGGCGGTAGAACTGCCGGACGTCGGTGTGGCCGATGATGGGCAGGGAGGCCTCCGTGCCCAAGACGGAACGCCCGAGCGGGTGTTCGCCGAAGTATGCCCGGCGGCCGTAGAGGGCGATGACCTCGCCGGGCTCGTCCTTGATGGCGCGCACCTGCTCCAGCTGCCGGTTGCGTTCCTTGATGAACTCCTCTTCGGCCAGCAGCGGCGCGGTCAGGCTGCCCGCGAGGATCTCCAGCAGGCGCGGCAGGTGCTCGGCGAGGCACCGCCCGCTGAGCCGGATGTGCTCGGCGTCGGTCTCGACTTCGAGTGCGGCGCCCAGGAAGTCGAGCTCCTCGGCCAGGGCGTCGGCGTTCAGGCCGGCGGTCCCCCGGAGCAGCAGCCGCCCCGTCAACTCAGCCAGGCCGCCCCGGTCGGCCGGTTCGAAGGCGGTGCCGGCGCCGACGAGCAGGCAGGAGACGTGCACCACCGGCAGGGAATCGTCGCGGTGGATGAGCACCATCAGTCCGTTGTCCAGCCGCTGCTCCGCCGGGGGGTGCAGCTGGAAGCCATTGGCCGCGGCGAACGCGGCCAGCGCCAGAATCAGCCATCCGGTGAGGGTCGTTCTGTGGTTCATGGCGGTCTACTCCGGTTGGAGCACGGCCAACGTGGCCGCTCGGGGATTGAGATACTTCCGGGCCACCGCCTGAATCTGTTCGTGGGGAACGGACCGGTACCGTTCAGCCAGGGTGAACAGGTTGCGCCAGCCGCCGTGGTAGATCTCGGCCAAGCCCAGTTGCAGGGCCTTGCCGCTGATGCTGTCGAGGCCGTCGTAGAAGGCGGCCCGCCGCATGTTGAGCGCCTTCTGGTACTCGCGGGCCGACACGCCTTCGCGGCGCACCCGCTCCAATTCCTCCCAGATCACGGTTTCGATCCGGACCGGGTCGGCGCCCGCCACCGGCTTGACGTCAACGATGAACAGGTTGGGATCGAGGTTGTCCGGCATGCCGCCCGTCACGGCGGTGGCCAGCTTTTCCTCGCGGACCAGGCGACGGTACAGGCGGGAGCTCTCCCCCTCCAGCAGGATGTTGTCCAGCAGCTGCAGGGCGAAGTAGTCGGCGTCGCCTGTCCCCGGCACCAAAAAGGCCAGTTTGAAGAGCGGCGTCATGGCCTGGCGGCGGAGCAGCACGCGCTTGGCGGCCACCGCCTCG from Acidobacteriota bacterium encodes the following:
- a CDS encoding insulinase family protein, whose protein sequence is MNHRTTLTGWLILALAAFAAANGFQLHPPAEQRLDNGLMVLIHRDDSLPVVHVSCLLVGAGTAFEPADRGGLAELTGRLLLRGTAGLNADALAEELDFLGAALEVETDAEHIRLSGRCLAEHLPRLLEILAGSLTAPLLAEEEFIKERNRQLEQVRAIKDEPGEVIALYGRRAYFGEHPLGRSVLGTEASLPIIGHTDVRQFYRRHVRPDRCILAVVGHFNPEELASRLQATLGAWPKPDEAAPGLALPPVPPA